Sequence from the Enhydrobacter sp. genome:
CCGGTCGACCGCTGCAGGAGATGCCCCAGCCCGGAGTGTCGGCACGAGCGGTCGCTCGGAATTCTGTATAGGCCTTTTCGCTATTGCCGCAATTTCCGCCAGCGTGCCACACCCTCGGGCGTCAGAAATTATGATCCAAATTGCCATACCGAGGGCGGCACCGCTTGGCGAGGCATGGCGGCGCAACGACCGGCGCCTTATATAGCCCGCGCCATGGCCCGTAACTCCCTCGACATCGACAAGGCACCTGCCGACACGCGGGTGGTCGTCGCCATGTCGGGAGGAGTCGATTCGTCGGTCGCGGCGGCGTTGCTCAAGGAACAGGGCTACGACGTGCTCGGCGTGACGCTGCAGCTCTACGACCACGGAGTCGCTGTCGGCAAGAAGGGTGCGTGCTGCGCCGGCCAGGACATTCTCGATGCGCGCCATGTCGCGGAGCGCATCGGCATCCCGCACTACGTGCTCGACTACGAGAGCCGTTTTCGTGCGGAGGTCATGGACTCCTTCGCCGACTCCTACGTGCGCGGCGAGACCCCCGTGCCCTGCATCACCTGCAACCGCACCGTGAAATTCCGCGACCTGCTGCGGACCGCGCGCGAACTCGGTGCCGAGGCGCTCGCGACCGGCCACTACGTGCGGCGGGTGGTGGGCGAGGCCGGACCGGAACTCCATCGCGGCGCCGATCCGGCGCGCGACCAGAGCTACTTCCTGTTCGGCACGACGCGCGAGCAGCTCGACGTTTTGCGTTTTCCCCTCGGCAACCTGACCAAGAGCGAGACGCGCGCGCTGGCCGAGCGCTTCGGCCTGCCCGTCGCCGACAAGCCCGACAGTCAGGACATCTGTTTCGTGCCGAGTGGCGACTACGCGTCCGTCGTGCGCCGACTCCGCCCCGAGAGCGGTGAACCCGGCGACATTGTCGATCTCGATGGCCGGGTGATTGGCCGCCACGACGGCATCATAGGCTTCACCGTCGGCCAGCGTCGCGGTCTGTCCCTCGGCGGCCGCGACGGGACCGACAACGAGCCCCTCTATGTCGTTCGGCTCGAGCCGGAGACCCGCCGCGTCGTGGTCGGTCCCCGCGGCGCGCTCGGTCGCTCGGAGGTCGCGCTGCGCGACGTGAACTGGATTGGTCCGCCGATCGCGGATGCCCTGCCGGTGCAGGTGCGCGTTCGGTCCTCCCAGGCGCTGCGGCCGGCGCTGGTGGCGTTCGGTGGTGGCGGTGCCATCGTGCGCTTCGTCGAGCCCGAGATCGGGGTGGCGCCCGGCCAGGCCTGCGTGATCCACGATTCGGCGGGCGGCAGTCGCGTGCTGGGCGGCGGCTTCATCCGGCGTGCCTAGCGGCGCAAGTCGCAGCTAAGCTTGCTGCGGTGAATGGCGATGGTTTCGTCGCCCTGGCGCAGGCAGCCCATGACCCAGTCGCCCGTATAGACGTCGCCCGTGCTGTAGACCTTGAACGAGCCCTCGCCATGGGGCGTCTCGTTCCTGAATTCGCCCTCGTAGACGTCGCCGTTCGACCAGCGGTAGCGGCCGCGTCCGGTGATGACGCCGTCCCTGAATTCGCCTTCGTAGTAGTTGCCGTTCAGAAACTTGAAGATGCCCTTGCCGTTCTGCCGGCCGCGAGACCAGTCGCCCGTGTAGGTGCTGCCGCCGTACCATTCGTAGGTGCCGCGTCCGTCCGGTAGGCCGTCCTTCCACATGCCTTCGTAGGTGTTGCGGTTGAACCAGGTCTGCTTGCCGCGGCCGTTGCGCTCACCGTCCTTGAATTCGCCTTCATAGACGTCGCCGTTGGTCTGGGTGAGGGTGCCGCGGCCTTCCATCCGGCCCTTCTTCATTTCGCCCGAGTAGCTCTTGCGGGTCGGCTGGCCGGCGAGGATCCAGCGCAGCACACCCTTGCCTTCGGCGTAGCCCTCGAGGCACTCGCCCTCCCAGCTCACCTGCTCGTTGGAGACCGGGTAGGCGTTCCATACCTTGCACTCGGTCCTGGGATCGGCGAACCAGCCTGGTCGCGCCCACGACTGCCCGAACGCGGGAAGGGCGAGGAACATGAGCCCGACGGCCCAGAGACAGAGCGACATGATGGGAGCCTTTCTCCAAGACTACCTTGGAGACGGCGCCGTTGACAGCCCGGCGCCCGCACCCTTAATACCCCGCACTCGCGCCCATCCGCGGGCGCTTCATGGCTGGGTAGCTCAGCTGGTTAGAGCACGGCACTCATAATGCCGGGGTCGGCGGTTCAAGTCCGCCCCCAGCTACCAAATTTGGCCCCCGGTCGCGCGCGGCCGGGGGCTTTATTTCGTATCCCCCTGTCGCCACGTTAGGATCATGCCGGAACGACACACGCACCAGACCGACGTCGTCATCGTGGGCGCCGGCCCCGTCGGCCTGTTCGCCGTGTTCGAATGCGGCATGGTGCGGCTGCACTGCCATGTCGTCGACGTGCTCGACGATGCCGGTGGCCAGTGCACCGCGCTCTATCCTGAGAAACCGATCTACGACATCCCGGGTTTCCCGCGCATCGAGGCGGCCGAACTGGTGGTGAGGCTGAAGGCGCAGGCGGCACCGTTCCGTCCGGTCTATCACCTCGGCGAGCAGGTGCAGGGCCTCGAGCCACTCACCGGCGGCTACTGGCGGGTCACGACCTCCAAAGGAACGGTGCTGCAGGCCAAGGCCGTGATCGTCGCCGCAGGCGTCGGCGCCTTCGGGCCGAACCGACCGCCGCTTCCCGGTATCGAAGCGTACGAGGGCAGGAGCGTCTTCTACTACGTCACCCAGCGCGAGTCCTTGCGTGGCAAGCGTGTGGTCATCGCGGGCGGCGGCGATACCGCCGTCGACTGGGCGCTGTCGCTGGCCGAGATAGCCGCGCGCGTTTCGGTGGTCCACCGCCGCGACCGCTTCCGTGCCGCGCCCGAGAGCGAGGCCCGGCTCAAGGTGATGGCGCAGCAAGGCAAGATCGACCTCGTCGTGCCCTATCAACTCGCGGGGCTCGAGGGCGACGGCGGCCAGCTCAGGTCGGTCACGGTAGCGACGCTCGACGGGGCGGTGAGGAAGATCGAGGCCGACATGCTGCTGCCGTTCTTCGGGCTGTCCATGTCGCTCGGGCCGATCGTCGAATGGGGGTTGGCGCTCGAGCGCAACCAGATCGCCGTCGATGCCGCGACAGCCGCTACCAGCAAGGCGGGCATCTTCGCCGTCGGCGACGTCGTTACCTATCCTGGCAAGCTGAAACTGATCCTGACCGGCTTTGCCGAGGCCGCCATCGCCGCGCGCTCGGCCTACGCGCTGATCCACCCCGAGACGCCGCTGCACTTCGAGTATTCGACGACCTCGGGCGTGCCGGCGGTCTAGGTGACCGGTCGGCTCTGCGGCAGGCGGTCCTTCTTCACGTAGACCGGTGGCGCGAGTTGCTCGGCGCTGCGGCCGGCCCAATCGCGCTGCGGCACGGTCTTGAGGCGCTTGCGCTGGCCTTCGACCAGGCCGGCCGTTGCCGCGTCGACGTCGATGGTCTGCACCTTGCCGTCGCGCACCACTTGGACGCCGTCGACATAGACATGGCGAATGGCGCGGTCGCTCGCCGAGTAGATCAGGCTGCGCACCGGCTCCTGCGCCGGTTGCATGTAGGGATGCGCCATGTCGACGAGGGCGAAGTCGGCCTTGGCGCCGGGTGCCAGCCGCCCGAGGTCGGGCCGGCGCAGGATCTTCGCACCGCCGACCGTCGCCGCCTCGAAGGCGTGCCGCGTTGTGCCCATCTTGTAGTTGCCGGAGACGACGCGCGCGAGATAGCAGGCGAGCCGGATCTCATCGACCATGTTGTGCGGGAACGTGTCGGTACCGATGCCGACCGTGATGCCCGAGTTCATGTAGCGGCCGATCGTGTTCAGCGCCATGCCACGGCGCGCGAAGACGGTCGGGCAGTGCGCAACGGCGGCACCGGAGTCTTTGAGGATCTCGAAATCGCGGCCGTGCGGATAGTGGATCTGTGGATGGTCGCTGAGGAAGATTGCATGGCCGATCACCAGGTCGGGACCCAGCACGCCGATTGCATCGAGCCATTCGATCGGAGTCTTGCCGTGGCGATGCACCATCTCGTGGAACTCGACGACGGCCTGGCAGGCGTGGGTCTGCATCGGGATGCCGCGCCCGCGGGCCTCCTGCAGGGCCTCCTTGAAGTAGCCTTCGCGGCAGGTGTCGATCTGCGACGGGCAGACCATGCCCGACAGGCGGCCGCTGGGGTGCCTGAGCGCGGCGTCGATCGTCGCCATCGCCGACTGGAAGGCCTTTTCCCCCGCCTTTTCGTCCCAAGCGTACTCGACCGTATGGCCGTTCCGGGTGAACCAGTATCCTTGACGCATCATCGGTGCTACCACCGCGCGGATCCCCGAGCGCGCGAGATCTTCGACCCATCCAGGCCGTGCCACCGAGAGATCGGTGATCGTGGTAACGCCGCTCTTGAGCAGCTCAGACAGAGCGACCAACGTGGACGGGCCGGCATCTTCGGCGTCAAGGCCGAACACCGGCAGGTATTCGTACAGCGAGCTTTGGCCCAGCTTGTCGCTGCCGAACTCCTCGGTCAGGCCCTTGTTGGCGGGTTCCGAGAAGGGATGGCTGTGCACGTTGACGAAGCCCGGGATCGCCAGGTAGCCCTTGCCGTCGACGGTGGTATCAGCGGTGCCGGCGTAGCCCGGTCCGACATGGACGATCTCGTTGCCGCGGAACACCAGGTCGGCACCGTCGAGATAGACGTGGCGCTGCTCGGCCTCGTCCCAGGCCACGACATGGTCGAGGTTCGCGATGCGGGTGATCTTGTCGCTCATCGGATGCTTACCCTCCGCGCGTGAGACTGGCATGATTGGGCTATGACTTCAAAACTCAGCGAAGCCGCCAAAGGCGTCTACATCATCGCCGCCACGCCCTTCACAGACGACGGTGCCCTCGACCGCGCGAGCATCGACTCTCTGACAGACTTCTATATCGACTGCGGCGTACACGGCTTCACCTTGCTAGGCATGATGGGCGAGGCGCACAAGCTTACCGTCGAGGAATCGCTCGAGGTGGTGAAGCGCGTCGTCGCGCGCGCCGGCGACCGCCAGGTGATCGTCGGCGTGAGCCACGCCGGGCTGGAGAACGTGCGGCGGCTCGCGCACGAGGCGATGATCGCCGGCGCAGCGGGCGTGATGGTCGCGCCTCAGGCTGGCCTCAAGGGCGACGACGGCATCTACAACTACTATGCGCAGGTGTTCCAGGCACTCGGCCCGGATATTCCGGTCGTCTACCAGGACTATCCGCAGGCCACGGGCGTCTACCTGCCGGCGACGGTGTTCGAGCGGCTGGTCGACGACTTCAACCAGCTCGTCATGCTGAAGCACGAGGATGCGCCGGGTCTCGCCAAGCTCTCGCGCATCCGCGAGGGCGAGAAGAAGCCGGGTCGCCGCCGTGTTTCGATCCTGGTCGGCAACGGCGGCCTCTACTATCCGCAGGAGATGCGGCGCGGCGCCGACGGCGCCATGACCGGCTTCGCCTGGCCGGAGATGCTGGTGCAGGTCTATGAGCTCTTCGCGGTGGGCAAGCCGGAGGAGGCGGAGGACCTGTTCGACATCTACCTGCCGCTGGTGCGGCACGAGGTGCAGCCGGCGGTCGGGCTGGCGCTACGCAAGGAGGTGCTGTTCCGCCGCGGCGCCATCAAGTCGCCCCGGCAGCGCGCGCCGGGCTCCTCGCTGACGGCAGCCGACAAGGTCGAGCTCGACGGTCTGATCATGCGCATGGAGCGCCGGCTTGCCGCGTCGGGCCATGGTCGCAAAGTGGCGGCGGAGTAGGAGATGGCCGACTACGACCTGATCGTCCGCAACGCCCGCATTGTCACCGAGGACCGCCAGATCGAGGGCGACATCGCCGTCAAGGACGGCCGCTTTGCTGCGATCGAGCCGGGGGTGAAGGGCACGGCGTCGCGCGAGATCGACGCTGCGGCCAAGTTCGTGCTGCCCGGCGGCATCGACAGCCACGTCCATATCGAGCAGCGCTCGGGCTTCGGCATCATGTGCGCCGACGATTTCTACAGCGGCACCGTGTCGGCGGCCTTCGGCGGCACGACCACGGTGATCCCGTTCGCTGCTCAGCACCGCGGCATGTCGCTCCGCCAGGTGGTGCAGGACTACCACGCCGCTGCTACGCCCAAGGCGGTGATCGACTACGCCTTCCATCTGATCGTCACCGATCCGACGCCGCAGGCGCTTGGGCAGGACCTGCCGGCGCTGATCAAGGACGGCTACACCTCGTTCAAGATCTACATGACCTACGACGCCATGAAGGTCAGCGACTACCAGATGCTCGACATCCTGGCGCTGGCGCGGCGCGAGGGCGCGCTGGTGATGGTGCATGCCGAGAACCACGACATGATCCAGTGGCTGGCGCATCACCTGATCGACCAGGGCCACGGCGCCCCCAAGTTCCACGCCATCGCCCATGCGCGCGTCGCCGAGGCCGAGGCGACCAACCGGGCGATCTCGCTGGCGCGGCTGGTCGATGCGCCGATGCTGATCGTGCACATGTCGGAGATCGAGGCGCTCGAGACGCTGCGTCAGGCGCAGAGGAAGGGACTAAAGATCTTCGGCGAGACCTGTCCGCAATACATCGCGCTGACGGCCGACGACATGGACAAGCCCGGCGTCGAGGGCGCGATGTGGTGTTGCAGCCCGCCGCCGCGCGATTCGATGGCGCAGGAAGCGGTGTGGGCGGCGCTGAAGGACGGCACCCTGCAGACGTTCTCGTCCGATCATGCGCCCTACCAGTTCAACGAGAGGGGTAAGATCCCCAAGGGCGACAGGACCACCTTCAAGGAGATGGCCAACGGCGTGCCGGGACTGGAGTTGCGCCTGCCGCTGCTGTTCAGCGAGGGCGTGCAGAAGGGCCGTATCAGCCTGCAGCAGTTCGTGGCGCTGGGCTCGACCAACCATGCGCGGCTCTACGGCCTCTATCCGCGCAAGGGCACCATCGCCGTCGGCTCCGACGCCGACTTCGCCATCTGGGACGCCGACAAGCGTGTCACCGTGCAGTGGAAGGAGATGCTGCACGACAATGTCGGCTACAGTCCTTACGAGGGCCGAGAGATCCATGGCTGGCCGGTGGTGGTGGTGAGCCGCGGCCGCGTCGTCGTCGATAATGGCAAGCTCGACGCCGAGCGCGGCTCCGGCCAGTTCCTGCCCTGCGATTCGCCCGATAGCGCTAAGCCCAAAGGCATGATCGCCCCCGAGCTGCAGAGCATGTCGCGGTTCGGGTTGAAGCCGCTCTTCTAGAGGAGATAGTAGCCGTGTCCCGCCGCCTGAAAGTCTCGTCTGCCCAGTTGGGCCCGATCCATCTCCGTGACAGCCGCGCCAGCGTGGTCATGCGCATGGTCGAGATGCTGAAGGAGGCCGATTCGCGCGGCTCGAAGTTCGTGGTGTTTCCGGAACTGGCGCTCACGACTTTCTTCCCGCGCTATTGGTACGACGACCCGAACGAGGTCGAGAAGTATTTCGAGAACCAGATGCCGAGCCCCGAGACGATGCCGCTGTTCGAGCTGGCACGGCAGAAGGGTATCGGATTCTACCTGGGCTATGCCGAGCGAACGGAGGAGGGCGGCAAGCCGCACCATTTCAACACCTCAATCCTTGTCGGCCCTGACGGACGGATGATCGGCAAGTACCGCAAGGTCCATCTGCCGGGTCACGACGACCATCGCAAGAACGTGCCGTATCAGCATCTCGAGAAGAAGTACTTCGAGGTCGGCAATCTCGGCTTCAACGTCTGGAAGATGTTCGAGGACGAGGTTCGGATCGGCCAATGCATCTGCAACGACCGGCGCTGGCCCGAGACGTTCCGCGTCATGGGGCTGAAGGGCGCCGAGATGGTGGTGCTGGGCTACAACACGCCGACCGACAACGTCTATGCGCCGCACGAGCCGCCCTACCTGCGCGTGTTCCACCACAATCTTTCGATCCAGGCCGCGGCCTATCAGAACGGCATCTGGGTCGTGGCGACGGCGAAGGCGGGCAAGGAGGACGGCTACTGGCTGCACGGTGGCAGCGCCATCGTGGCGCCGACCGGCGAGATCGTGGCCAAGGGCACGACCGAGGGGGACGAAGTCATCTCCTACGATTGCGATCTGGCGCTGGGCGAATACATCCGCAACACGACCTTCAATTTCGCCAAGCACCGCCGGCCGGAGCACTACAAGCTGATCTCCGAGCGCACCGGCGTCGAGGTCGAGACGGCGAACTGAGGGGGACTGCGTCATGCAATACGCTGCCAGGGACATCACGCCGCACGAGCGCTACAAACTCCTGATCTCCTTCGTGCTGCCGCGGCCGATCGCCTGGCTGACGACGATCGGCCCGAACGGCGTGGTCAACGCGGCGCCCTTCAGCTTCTTCAATGTCTTCGGGGAAGATCCGCCGCTGATCATGGTAGCCATCAACAAGCGACCCGACGGGCGCATCAAGGATACCTGGATCAACATCCAGCGCACGGGGGAGTTCGTGGTCAATCTGACCGACGAGCCGTTGGCGCGGGCGATGCACGAGTCGAGCGGCGACTTCCCGCCCGACGTCGGCGAGCCGGACTATCTGGGCCTCAAGCTCGCGCCCTCGGTTGACGTCAGGCCGCCGCGGCTGGCCGATGCGCCGTGGGCGATGGAATGCAGGACCTGGCAGGTAATTGACGTCAAGGAAGACCGTCAGTTGATCATTGGCGAGGGCCTCCGCTTCCACATCCGCGACGAACTGTGGGATCCCAAGGCGATGCGCGTCCACATGGATAGGTATCACCCCATCGGCCGCATGTTCGCCGACCGCTACTGCCGCACCGACGATCGCGTCGTCTTTCCCGCGGCGGAGGGACCAAGGAAAGCCGCCGAATAGTCGGCGGTATCTACGACCAGTTCAGCCGGCTGCGGCCGATCGCCATGGAGACCGCAGCCTGGCTGGGTTCCACGACCGGCAGGCCAACATGGCGTTGCAGGCGGTCACGATACTTGGCCATGCCGGCGCAGCCCATGATCAGCACGTCGGCGCCATCCTCATCGCGCAGCTCGGCCGCGACCTCGGCCATGCGGGCGAAGGTCGTCGCTTCGTTGGCGAGCTCGACGACGCCGAGTCCGACCGCGCGGTCGCCGGCCATGCGGTCAGCAACGCCCATCTGGCCGACATAGCGGAGATGGCGCGGAATGGATTTCTTCAGGATGGAAATGACGCCGAAGCGCTGGCCGAGCGTGAGCGCTGTCAGGATGCCGCACTCGGCGATGCCCAGCACCGGTCTCGTGGTGATCTCCCGTGCCACATGAAGGCCGGGATCGGAGTAGCAGGCGATGACGAATGCCGAACAATCGTTGTCGCGCTTCCTCACTATTTCGCCGATCGGTGCGACAACCTGCTCGACATGCGCCTGGCTTTCGATGCCGGGTGGACCGTCGTTCAGCGTGACGCACTCAATGGTCGGGCCGCCCGCCATGCGCAACGGCTCCATGGCGCGATCTATGCCGTCGGTCACCGCCTGGGTGCTGTTGGGGTTTATGACCAGAATGCGTTCGGTGGATTGTGCCATGCGGCGAAGGATGGCCTCCAAATTGCTATTGGACAATGCCTGATCTAACGTTTTGCGCCCACGGCATGTGGAAGGGAGAACCAACATGATGCAACGCCGTTTCGCCGCAATCGCGGTCGCAGCGCTCTTGTGCGCCGTGCCAACGCTCGCCCAGGACAAGCAGCCGCCGCTGCGCACCGGAGTCGACGGCACCTTCGCCCCGCACGCCATGCCCAAACTGGGCGGCGGCGTCGAGGGCTTTCAGATCGACGTCTTCACCGAGGTGGCGCGCCGCATGAAGCGCGAGATCACCATCGATGCGGTGAGTTTCTCGACGCTCATCCCCGGCATGCAGGCGGGCCGCTACGATTTCATCGCCGCGCCGACGACCGTGACCAAGGAGCGGGCAGAGAACATGCTGTTCACGGCGGGCTACCTGTGGACCGCCTTCCAGTTCGGTATCAAGAAGGGGAGCGCGCCGATCAAGAGCTGGGCTGATCTCAAGGGCAAGTCGGTCGCCGTGAACAAAGGCACGCCCTACGAGACTCTCAGTAAGAAGATGGGCGAGGAGCACGGCTTCACCGTGCAGGTTTACGACACGCAACCCGACGCCGTGCAGGCAGTCCTCGCCGGCCGCGCCTATGCCACGTTGGGCGGCAATACGGTGATCGTCTACGCTGCCTCGAAGAACCCGCAGTTCGTCGCCGACCTCGAACTCAAGGATACGCGGGCCCACTGGGCCGCGCCCGTCCCCAAGAACAATCCCAAGCTTCGCGCCGAACTGCAGGATGCGCTCGATTGCATGAAGAAGGACGGCACGATGGCGAAATACTTCGAGAAGTGGTTCGGCAAGAAGCCGGAGCCGGACGACCTCGCCGTCACGATCACGCCGGGTTACGGCGTGCCGGGCATGCCGGGCTACGACCCGACGCCGCACGAGCTCAAGTGCAGCTGACACACATCGTCGACGCCCGCGCCGTCCACAAGCATTTCGGCACTCTCCACGTCCTGAAGGGTGTCGACCTGAAGGTCACGGAGCGTGAACTGGTATTCGTGATCGGGCCGTCCGGCTCGGGCAAGTCGACCCTGCTGCGCTGCCTCAATCGGCTCGAGGAACCGTCCTCGGGCTCGATCGTGGTCGACGGCATCGACATGCTCGATCGGAGCACCGACATCAACCACGCCCGCCAGCGCATCGGCATGGTGTTCCAGTCCTTCAACCTCTACCCGCACATGACGGCGTTGGGCAACGTCACGCTCGCCTTGCGCAAGGTGGCGGGCAAGAGCCGTGGGGAGGCCGACGAACTCGGGCGCAAGGCGCTGGTGCGGGTTGGGCTGGGCGATCGCGCGAGCCATCGGCCCGCCGAGCTGTCGGGCGGCCAACAGCAGCGTGTCGCCATCGCCCGGGCGATCGCACTGAAGCCGCGGGTGATGCTGTTCGACGAGCCGACCAGCGCGCTCGACCCCGAGCTCGTTGGATCGGTGCTGGCCGTGATGCGGGACTTGCGCGAGAGCGGCATGACGATGATCGTTGTCAGTCACGAGATGGGCTTCGCACGGGCGGCAGCCGACCGCGTCGTCTTCATGGATCACGGCCAGATCGTCGAGCAGGGGCCGCCCGCACAAATATTCGAGAGCCCGAACCAGGAGCGCACGCGCGCCTTCATCGGCCAGATCCAGCGGCACTGATGACGACCTGGGACCGCTTTCTCGACACCTTCTTCAACGCCAGGGTTATGGCGAAATACTTGCCGGACATCCTGTCTGGCGTGGTCGTCACCATCGAACTCGCCCTGCTGATCGTGACCAGTGGCCTGGTGGCCGGGCTGGTGCTGGCGCTTCTGCGGAGCCTCGGGATCAGGCCGCTCAACTGGCTGATCGTCTTCGTCGTCGACCTGTTCCGCTCGCTGCCGCCGCTGGTCATCATCGTTCTGATGTATTTCGGACTGCCGGCGGCGGGTTGGGGGCCTTCGGGTTTCGTATCGACCTGGCTGTCGTTGGCATTCGTGTTGATGGCCTTCTCGGAGGAGATATTCTGGGCCGGCATCACGTCGATCCCGAGAGGACAGTGGGAAGCGGCGCGGTCGACGGGGCTCTCGTTCGGCGAGACGTTGATCTACGTGATCCTCCCGCAGGCCTTACGCCTGACCATCCCGCCCCTCACCAATCGCACCATCGCCATCACCAAGGGTACGGCGCTCGGAACCGTCGTTGCGGTGACAGAGATCCTCGGACAGGCCAGTTCTGCGGTGTCCAACTCCTACAATCCTTCGCCGCTGATGATGGGCGCGGCGGCCTACGTCGTTCTCTTCCTGCCGGTCGTCGTCGCGGGCCGCTGGATCGAAACCAGGTTCGCATGGAAGAGATAGTCCAGAGCTTCTTCAATGCCGAGATCGCGCGGGCGGCGATGCCGATCGTGCTGGCCGGCTTGTTGAACACGGTGTTGTTGTCGCTCCTCGTCGTACCGCTCGGCCTGGCCGGTGGGACGATCCTGGCGCTGCTGGCCTCGGTGCGCCACCCCCTGGTGCGTTGGCCGCTGATGGCCTGGGTGGACTTCTTTCGAGCCTTCCCGCCGCTGGTCCTGCTGGTGCTCCTGTTCGCGGGACTGCCCTTTGCCGGGCTGGAGCTGGGCGGCTTCGCCTGCGTCGCCATCGCCTTCTTTCTCAACACCGGCGCCTACTACGGCGAGATACTGCGGGCGGGGATCGATTCGGTGCCTCATGGGCAGGTCGAGGCCGCCCGCTCGACCGGCTTGAGCAGCCTCCAGGCGACAACCTACATCGTGCTGCCGCAGGCGGTGAGGAACGTGCTACCCGATCTCATGTCGAACACGCTCGAGGTGGTGAAGCTGACATCGCTCGGCAGCGTTGTCGCGGTACCCGAGCTCCTGTTCCAGGCACGGCAGGCCCAGAGCCTCACCTACAACCCGACGCCCATTGTCATGGCCGCGGCGATCTATTTCCTCATTCTTTGGCCGATGGTGCGGCTCCTCAGCCGGCTGGAGAATCGGGCACTCGCGGGCAGGAGGTAGTAGGCGCCGCTGTGGTAGGCTGGCCATCGGGAGGAACCGATGGTCGATTTCACGCGACTGACCGGAGCTTTGCTGGGCAATCCGGGACTGCGGGAGCGCGCTGCTCTCGCATCGCTTGCCCTGAGGGTGAGGAGTGGCGATGAAACGTGGTCCGTGCAGATC
This genomic interval carries:
- a CDS encoding amino acid ABC transporter permease; the protein is MTTWDRFLDTFFNARVMAKYLPDILSGVVVTIELALLIVTSGLVAGLVLALLRSLGIRPLNWLIVFVVDLFRSLPPLVIIVLMYFGLPAAGWGPSGFVSTWLSLAFVLMAFSEEIFWAGITSIPRGQWEAARSTGLSFGETLIYVILPQALRLTIPPLTNRTIAITKGTALGTVVAVTEILGQASSAVSNSYNPSPLMMGAAAYVVLFLPVVVAGRWIETRFAWKR
- a CDS encoding amino acid ABC transporter ATP-binding protein; the encoded protein is MVDARAVHKHFGTLHVLKGVDLKVTERELVFVIGPSGSGKSTLLRCLNRLEEPSSGSIVVDGIDMLDRSTDINHARQRIGMVFQSFNLYPHMTALGNVTLALRKVAGKSRGEADELGRKALVRVGLGDRASHRPAELSGGQQQRVAIARAIALKPRVMLFDEPTSALDPELVGSVLAVMRDLRESGMTMIVVSHEMGFARAAADRVVFMDHGQIVEQGPPAQIFESPNQERTRAFIGQIQRH
- a CDS encoding amino acid ABC transporter permease; translation: MEEIVQSFFNAEIARAAMPIVLAGLLNTVLLSLLVVPLGLAGGTILALLASVRHPLVRWPLMAWVDFFRAFPPLVLLVLLFAGLPFAGLELGGFACVAIAFFLNTGAYYGEILRAGIDSVPHGQVEAARSTGLSSLQATTYIVLPQAVRNVLPDLMSNTLEVVKLTSLGSVVAVPELLFQARQAQSLTYNPTPIVMAAAIYFLILWPMVRLLSRLENRALAGRR
- a CDS encoding transporter substrate-binding domain-containing protein, with protein sequence MQRRFAAIAVAALLCAVPTLAQDKQPPLRTGVDGTFAPHAMPKLGGGVEGFQIDVFTEVARRMKREITIDAVSFSTLIPGMQAGRYDFIAAPTTVTKERAENMLFTAGYLWTAFQFGIKKGSAPIKSWADLKGKSVAVNKGTPYETLSKKMGEEHGFTVQVYDTQPDAVQAVLAGRAYATLGGNTVIVYAASKNPQFVADLELKDTRAHWAAPVPKNNPKLRAELQDALDCMKKDGTMAKYFEKWFGKKPEPDDLAVTITPGYGVPGMPGYDPTPHELKCS